In Leptospiraceae bacterium, a genomic segment contains:
- a CDS encoding ATP-binding protein — protein MEQPMQKLSMTLDSDWENVNLVRREIKSFLQEKEYLEEDIYALQMVSAELLENAIKYGNFELDKKIQYNLNLKKSKVIVEVTNPVRDSDNLKKLDQQIQWIRGYQNPFEAYVEKVKEISSRSHQDRESGLGLVRIAYEGHSILDFYVNEENVLAISAVYEN, from the coding sequence ATGGAACAACCAATGCAAAAACTTAGCATGACTCTTGATTCGGATTGGGAAAATGTTAATCTTGTAAGAAGAGAGATCAAGTCTTTTCTTCAGGAAAAGGAATATTTAGAAGAAGATATATACGCCTTACAGATGGTTTCCGCTGAATTGCTTGAAAATGCTATTAAATACGGGAATTTTGAGCTTGATAAAAAAATTCAGTATAATCTCAATCTTAAAAAATCAAAGGTTATTGTTGAAGTAACCAATCCGGTTAGAGATTCTGATAATCTTAAAAAGTTAGACCAGCAAATCCAATGGATCAGGGGATATCAAAATCCTTTTGAAGCTTATGTTGAAAAAGTAAAAGAGATATCCAGTCGTTCGCATCAGGATAGAGAAAGTGGACTGGGACTCGTTAGAATCGCTTATGAAGGTCATTCAATATTGGACTTTTATGTGAACGAAGAGAATGTTCTCGCAATTTCAGCAGTATATGAGAATTAA
- a CDS encoding ferrous iron transport protein A, whose translation MILNLNEMDREESASILSLQKEVLGAEQVNYLLDYGFIPGTEILVLQKIPSHDKLIVKLGRSTIAIRLSDAKYIQVNK comes from the coding sequence ATGATATTGAACTTAAACGAGATGGATAGAGAAGAAAGTGCAAGCATTCTTTCTCTTCAAAAGGAAGTTCTCGGTGCCGAACAGGTAAACTATTTGTTGGACTATGGATTTATCCCGGGTACGGAAATTCTTGTCCTGCAAAAGATTCCATCTCATGATAAATTAATTGTAAAACTCGGTAGAAGTACAATCGCTATTCGCCTGAGTGATGCAAAATATATACAGGTGAATAAATAG
- a CDS encoding HAMP domain-containing protein — translation MNRAKEFSKIEVKPRRPLQLKILGLVSLLFISTVGIIIVLATYFFKQDNIRRVKSLNLKTVELVGQKVQSDLEAIIDKTRQAAISLKNIKPGSVNRKQFEELFYKNNSEFLFVGIFQFSDTEARVIDYTHNETLFSKNGFKQEQVLSFLQENRIDFFLSGNNKISIFNPSSFLHSREPIVGLGVPSEKGVFLVALSSLRKIQLAFDKMSINTSFMVNGKGIILAHSEDKLSQVAIDYSGHEMVKFMFNNKLGNGLKLYKDIEGKSYIGAYKKLSFGNAGVISFINEDLAMEEVYNIQRRNLYIMIIALCISLLILYYLTEKITRPLMKLLVETIKISQGEFKVNIEKETEDEVGLLSEYFIQMARGLDERERVKEAFTRFINKDIVNKVIRGEISLGGELRKAAIFFSDVRGFTAIAEKISPEELILFLNGYLSLMVSCIGSHHGIVVDLMGDGIYAAWGATYTAGNDCENAINSALTMRKTLIQYNNYREKEGDEPIQIGCGINYGEVISGMVGSFDRMQYSLIGDTVNYASRLESLNKAFDTDILISEEAKQEVEGIYKLEKLKPVKVKGKEKEQQVYAVLGRMDDPDCPSDLNSLRVLLKITSIGLSEKEKEKLKEGHEEKYDVLD, via the coding sequence GTGAATAGAGCAAAGGAATTTTCGAAAATTGAAGTTAAACCGAGAAGGCCTTTACAACTCAAAATTCTCGGACTGGTATCTTTATTGTTTATCAGTACTGTGGGCATTATCATAGTCTTAGCCACTTATTTTTTTAAACAGGATAATATAAGACGGGTAAAGAGTTTGAACCTGAAAACAGTGGAGCTTGTAGGACAAAAGGTTCAATCTGATCTCGAAGCCATTATTGATAAAACAAGACAGGCTGCTATATCTTTAAAAAACATTAAACCCGGTTCTGTAAATCGAAAGCAATTTGAAGAATTATTTTATAAGAATAATTCCGAGTTTTTGTTCGTTGGAATTTTTCAGTTTTCAGATACGGAGGCCAGAGTAATTGATTATACCCATAACGAAACCCTATTTTCCAAAAATGGATTCAAACAGGAACAGGTTCTGAGTTTTCTGCAAGAAAATCGTATTGATTTTTTTTTAAGTGGAAATAATAAAATAAGTATATTTAATCCATCTTCCTTTTTACATTCAAGGGAGCCCATAGTTGGTTTAGGAGTTCCTTCTGAAAAAGGTGTGTTTTTAGTCGCACTTTCAAGTTTGAGAAAAATTCAATTAGCTTTCGATAAAATGAGCATTAATACCAGTTTTATGGTTAATGGGAAAGGAATTATTCTTGCTCACTCGGAGGATAAGTTAAGTCAGGTAGCCATTGATTACTCCGGTCATGAAATGGTGAAATTTATGTTCAATAATAAGCTCGGGAATGGACTTAAGTTATATAAAGATATTGAGGGGAAATCTTATATAGGTGCATATAAGAAACTATCTTTTGGTAATGCCGGAGTTATCTCTTTTATAAATGAAGATTTAGCTATGGAAGAGGTCTATAATATACAGAGACGAAATTTGTATATTATGATTATTGCTCTTTGTATCTCTCTTTTAATCTTATACTATTTAACAGAAAAAATTACAAGACCTCTGATGAAGCTTCTTGTTGAAACCATAAAGATTAGTCAGGGGGAATTTAAGGTTAACATTGAAAAAGAGACAGAAGATGAAGTAGGTTTGTTAAGTGAATATTTTATACAAATGGCTAGAGGTCTTGATGAGAGGGAGAGAGTCAAGGAAGCATTTACCCGCTTTATTAATAAGGATATTGTAAATAAGGTAATTAGAGGAGAAATATCTCTTGGTGGCGAATTGCGTAAAGCAGCTATTTTCTTTTCTGATGTTAGAGGATTTACAGCTATTGCGGAAAAAATTTCTCCGGAAGAACTGATTTTATTTTTAAATGGTTATCTTTCGCTAATGGTATCTTGCATCGGGTCACATCACGGTATTGTGGTGGATTTAATGGGAGATGGAATTTATGCGGCCTGGGGAGCTACCTATACGGCAGGAAATGATTGCGAAAACGCTATTAACTCTGCTTTAACCATGAGAAAAACACTTATTCAGTATAATAATTATAGAGAGAAAGAAGGAGATGAACCTATCCAAATTGGTTGTGGTATCAATTATGGAGAGGTTATTTCCGGAATGGTAGGCTCTTTTGATAGAATGCAGTATTCTTTAATTGGTGATACGGTTAATTATGCGTCCCGCTTGGAGTCTTTGAATAAAGCTTTTGATACCGACATTCTCATTTCGGAAGAAGCCAAACAGGAAGTAGAAGGCATTTACAAACTAGAAAAATTAAAGCCGGTGAAGGTGAAAGGAAAAGAGAAAGAACAGCAGGTATATGCAGTTCTGGGAAGAATGGATGATCCGGATTGTCCTTCTGATTTAAATAGTCTTAGAGTGTTATTAAAAATTACTTCCATAGGACTATCCGAAAAAGAAAAAGAAAAATTAAAAGAAGGACATGAAGAAAAATATGATGTTCTTGATTAA
- a CDS encoding histidine kinase has product MPTTMIELDDKIKKMIYEREKISIKSSKINSEFEKYLLSIITEVLSKHKQERYVDLLYTIAKELSINAIKANQKRIFFEDHKLDITNDEDYIKGLALYKSKFSESLAEEYGKKCQQKGIFVRINFFYTEDGMYIEVINNTPVIKTEEIRLREKMKKAMVYNDIAEFYMDNMDNSEGAGLGIALTMILLKNENIDPNLFRIITRSTETIARIELPFTDNYISIRSIETKD; this is encoded by the coding sequence ATGCCAACAACAATGATTGAGTTAGACGATAAAATAAAAAAAATGATTTATGAGAGAGAGAAGATTTCTATAAAATCCTCTAAAATAAATTCAGAATTCGAGAAATATCTCCTGAGCATCATTACAGAAGTCTTATCTAAGCATAAGCAGGAAAGATATGTTGATCTTTTATATACAATTGCAAAAGAACTCTCAATTAATGCGATAAAAGCTAACCAGAAAAGAATTTTTTTTGAAGATCATAAGCTCGACATTACAAATGATGAGGACTATATAAAAGGTCTTGCCCTGTATAAAAGTAAGTTCTCAGAGAGTCTCGCGGAAGAATATGGAAAGAAGTGCCAGCAAAAAGGAATATTCGTGAGAATTAACTTCTTCTATACTGAAGATGGTATGTATATCGAGGTTATAAACAACACTCCCGTCATAAAAACCGAAGAAATAAGGCTTAGAGAAAAGATGAAAAAAGCCATGGTATATAATGATATTGCAGAATTCTATATGGATAATATGGATAATTCAGAAGGTGCCGGTCTCGGAATCGCTCTAACCATGATTTTATTAAAAAATGAGAATATTGATCCTAACTTATTTAGAATTATCACACGTTCTACAGAAACGATTGCCAGAATCGAGCTACCTTTTACAGATAATTATATAAGTATAAGGAGTATTGAAACTAAAGACTAA
- a CDS encoding cyclic nucleotide-binding domain-containing protein, which produces MEYLDILKVATVHTYQEGDFIFQEGDDAREGMFFVLSGEVAACKMIGSKRELLNRVTKGNFFGEFALVLNTKRTAAVVALENNTKLVAINRDSFIKIIASNIKFIQTLINAARNRTRRFVNLINLITPPPKLITIPELESELGKTRLKNIEIGNLINSNQKRFFAANNIVFKEKEYGDNNFFLILEGKVRILKSKPKREEIEKDEELVFHMDSFMDIEKYLEIEEDEVEIGCWETGDIFGYHDINDSYVRNYTAIAGSGGARLAILNQEIFFKIARLNPELFYNAYKLFIIHLIIFQDTYLKTVRKKEPGE; this is translated from the coding sequence ATGGAATATTTAGATATTTTAAAGGTTGCAACAGTTCATACATATCAGGAAGGAGATTTTATTTTTCAGGAAGGCGATGATGCCAGAGAAGGAATGTTTTTTGTATTAAGTGGTGAAGTGGCTGCCTGTAAAATGATAGGTTCCAAAAGAGAACTTTTAAATCGGGTAACGAAGGGAAATTTTTTTGGAGAATTTGCACTTGTCTTAAATACGAAAAGAACCGCAGCAGTGGTTGCCCTCGAAAACAATACGAAGTTGGTAGCTATAAACCGGGATTCCTTTATAAAAATCATTGCCTCTAATATTAAGTTCATTCAAACCTTAATAAATGCAGCAAGAAATCGTACTCGCCGGTTTGTGAACCTTATTAATCTTATTACTCCACCTCCAAAGCTAATCACAATCCCCGAATTGGAATCTGAACTGGGAAAAACCCGATTGAAAAATATAGAGATAGGAAATCTAATTAACAGCAATCAAAAACGATTCTTTGCTGCAAATAATATTGTGTTTAAAGAAAAAGAATATGGTGATAATAATTTTTTTCTGATCTTAGAAGGTAAAGTTCGAATCCTGAAGAGTAAGCCAAAGCGAGAAGAAATTGAAAAAGATGAAGAGCTTGTTTTTCACATGGATAGCTTTATGGATATTGAAAAATATTTAGAAATAGAAGAAGACGAAGTCGAAATTGGATGTTGGGAAACCGGTGATATATTTGGTTATCATGATATTAATGATTCCTACGTTCGAAATTATACAGCTATTGCCGGTTCCGGAGGTGCGAGGCTTGCCATCCTGAATCAGGAAATCTTTTTTAAGATAGCTCGCTTGAATCCTGAACTATTCTATAATGCTTATAAGTTATTTATTATACACTTAATTATCTTTCAGGATACGTATTTGAAGACTGTAAGGAAGAAGGAACCGGGTGAATAG
- the feoB gene encoding ferrous iron transport protein B codes for MNRLKHSFRCLLVGNANSGKSTLFNQLTGLSQRTGNFHGVTVEKLHGKVQLGGNQAEVIDLPGSYSLNGFSEDKKVLSRFLMNREENDRILFVMDSLNLERSLQFFFQIMDLGVPLLLVLTMKDVLKKKKMSLELEILKEKLGVDVFLVNAKNGDGVKELKEALFREGTFRIPVRTWSWESKKEEFVNHLKDKIQFEKTDIHFILENALKELSGETLQPELPGLELFPENIQSFLKEELEKSGFKFTYQDELVQKSFFAKKIVTEVLLFEGDSIGARRSFSNQIDRYVLHPVFGFIIFIFLMGFIFQTLFSWSELPANLIEKLVNFMADFARSRLPEGPLSELIAEGIIGGVGSVLTFIPQISFLFLFIGIMEESGYMARAALVMDKLMGKFGLSGKSFIPLLSSAACAVPGILSARTVENRSERLATILVAPLVTCSARYPVYILVIGTIFPVGNVLGFLSIQGLALFLLFSLGLITSLSFALLFKKTFFKSDPSYFITEIPSYQIPSLRNLGLNLYKNLRAFVVNAGTIILYISIILWFLANYPNMEKPDLSRLKSPEEKSEVMQDFKKRKITNSYAGQFGRFIEPVILPLGFDWKIGISLLTSFAAREVMVSTLSIIYGVEDGEENNQGLKSKMLKDYNPLIKKKTWNFLTGISILLFFAFACQCISTLAVVRKETNSYIWPGFLFVYMTTLAYLSSLVVFQTGRLIGF; via the coding sequence ATAAATAGATTGAAACATTCATTCAGATGTCTACTAGTAGGGAACGCAAACTCAGGTAAATCTACTCTTTTTAACCAGTTAACTGGTCTCAGTCAGAGGACAGGAAACTTTCATGGTGTAACAGTTGAGAAATTACATGGAAAAGTTCAACTTGGCGGAAATCAAGCCGAGGTAATCGATTTACCCGGTTCTTATTCTCTGAATGGTTTTTCTGAAGATAAGAAGGTTTTATCCCGGTTTTTAATGAATCGGGAAGAAAATGATAGAATTCTTTTTGTAATGGATTCTTTAAATCTCGAAAGAAGTTTACAGTTCTTTTTCCAGATTATGGATCTGGGAGTACCACTTTTATTGGTATTAACCATGAAAGATGTTTTAAAAAAGAAAAAAATGTCTCTTGAGTTAGAAATACTGAAGGAAAAGTTGGGGGTTGATGTTTTTCTTGTTAATGCAAAAAATGGAGATGGGGTTAAAGAGTTAAAAGAAGCTTTATTCCGGGAAGGAACTTTTCGTATACCGGTTCGTACCTGGTCCTGGGAAAGTAAAAAGGAAGAGTTTGTCAATCATCTTAAGGATAAAATTCAATTTGAGAAAACCGATATTCATTTTATTTTAGAAAATGCCCTGAAAGAACTTTCGGGTGAAACCTTACAACCTGAATTGCCGGGTCTGGAACTCTTTCCGGAAAATATTCAAAGTTTTTTAAAAGAGGAACTGGAGAAGAGTGGGTTCAAATTTACTTATCAGGATGAATTAGTTCAAAAATCTTTTTTTGCAAAAAAAATTGTAACGGAGGTCCTTCTATTTGAGGGAGATTCAATAGGAGCCAGGCGTTCGTTTTCCAATCAAATAGACAGGTATGTGCTGCATCCGGTTTTTGGATTTATCATTTTTATATTTCTTATGGGTTTTATTTTTCAGACACTTTTTTCCTGGTCTGAATTGCCGGCAAATCTTATTGAAAAGTTAGTGAATTTCATGGCCGATTTCGCTCGATCCAGGTTGCCGGAAGGGCCTTTAAGTGAACTGATCGCGGAGGGCATTATTGGAGGAGTGGGTTCTGTTTTAACTTTTATTCCCCAGATAAGCTTTCTTTTTCTTTTTATTGGTATTATGGAAGAAAGTGGTTATATGGCCAGGGCCGCTCTTGTAATGGATAAGCTTATGGGAAAATTCGGTCTTTCCGGTAAGTCTTTTATCCCTCTTTTATCTTCTGCTGCCTGTGCAGTTCCCGGAATTTTGAGTGCCAGAACGGTTGAGAATCGCTCAGAGAGATTAGCAACTATTCTTGTGGCTCCTCTTGTGACCTGTTCAGCCCGTTATCCTGTGTATATCCTGGTGATAGGGACAATATTTCCTGTAGGAAATGTTTTGGGATTTCTTTCTATACAGGGTCTTGCTTTATTCTTACTGTTTAGTCTGGGTCTGATAACTTCCTTAAGTTTTGCCTTATTATTTAAAAAAACTTTTTTTAAAAGCGATCCCAGTTATTTTATTACAGAAATACCGTCCTACCAGATACCTTCTCTTCGAAATCTGGGTTTAAATTTATATAAAAATCTCAGAGCGTTTGTAGTAAATGCGGGTACGATAATATTATATATTTCGATTATTCTTTGGTTTTTGGCTAATTATCCAAACATGGAGAAACCGGATCTCAGCAGGTTGAAATCTCCGGAAGAAAAATCAGAAGTTATGCAGGATTTTAAAAAAAGAAAGATTACGAATTCATACGCCGGACAGTTTGGAAGATTTATAGAACCGGTGATTTTACCCCTGGGTTTTGATTGGAAAATTGGAATTTCCTTACTCACTTCTTTTGCCGCCAGAGAAGTTATGGTCTCAACTCTTTCCATTATCTATGGAGTAGAGGATGGAGAAGAAAATAATCAGGGATTAAAAAGCAAAATGTTAAAGGACTATAATCCCCTGATTAAGAAGAAAACCTGGAATTTCTTAACCGGTATCAGCATTTTATTATTTTTTGCGTTTGCCTGTCAGTGCATTTCTACTCTGGCAGTAGTTCGAAAAGAAACAAATTCGTATATCTGGCCAGGTTTCCTATTTGTGTATATGACAACCCTTGCCTACCTGTCATCTTTAGTCGTATTTCAGACAGGCAGACTAATAGGCTTTTAA
- a CDS encoding winged helix-turn-helix transcriptional regulator has product MAKLKFELNKKQLEAAVKGIQGIAHPVRLMILYALSKEELSVGELSEFTGVSQSVTSQHLSKMRDNGILESRKESNKVFYYAKDPKFVELVKNIIKIYSEAEKSGSTGGRKSRSKA; this is encoded by the coding sequence ATGGCTAAACTCAAATTTGAACTTAACAAGAAGCAGTTAGAAGCAGCAGTAAAAGGAATACAGGGAATTGCACATCCTGTACGTTTAATGATTCTTTACGCACTCAGTAAAGAGGAACTTTCCGTAGGCGAACTTTCTGAGTTCACAGGCGTAAGCCAGTCGGTAACTTCACAGCATCTGAGTAAAATGCGTGATAATGGTATTTTAGAAAGTCGTAAAGAATCGAATAAGGTCTTTTATTATGCTAAAGACCCAAAATTCGTGGAGTTAGTTAAAAACATCATTAAAATCTACTCCGAAGCAGAAAAAAGTGGCAGCACCGGAGGACGTAAAAGTCGTTCCAAAGCTTAA
- a CDS encoding class I SAM-dependent methyltransferase: protein MIEKRKATRIRIHNKNEVRLSFYTPKKVRIEGYIWDYSRFGLGVVIPAETLKLKEKETLHIFNCSIHCFGQERNLGDASIVRMYKEKGEQFLGIYLENEFVDLDFLNEKHITHIQEDEIKSVKLEFRDMEKVIPEFKALVSDISLGFSLYKRKLDDLDKKFSKEPDILQKSLFQSILKGIGREFYQFLNDTITNLKRTVKPYNKIQHEIHGYYIRKVLWHYLMESPFIWRTNIKPRGYAGDSEMMELVYRNSYEGESSFGKIFHYHPVNTKAAMAVRNRRALINRTLIEKAKNASIEEKAKILSIACGPAWEIRDFLQNTEVWKNVEINLLDQDEDALDEARKGIESVLLEDHFRVNYLRESVRTILRSKEPALQLGNYNFIYSMGLFDYLTFPVAKVLTEKLFSMLSPGGELLIGNYHEKNETRIYMEYLMDWKLIYRDEEEMLELTENLKDIKNVEIGFEESGSQMFLRVTKNE from the coding sequence ATGATTGAAAAGAGAAAAGCTACTAGGATAAGAATTCATAATAAAAACGAAGTTCGTTTAAGTTTTTATACTCCTAAGAAAGTTAGAATTGAGGGTTATATCTGGGATTATTCCCGTTTCGGTCTTGGAGTTGTTATTCCGGCGGAAACTTTAAAATTAAAAGAAAAAGAAACGCTTCATATCTTTAATTGCAGCATCCATTGTTTCGGTCAGGAGAGAAATCTTGGGGATGCAAGCATTGTAAGAATGTACAAAGAAAAAGGAGAACAATTTTTAGGAATTTATCTGGAAAATGAGTTTGTGGATCTGGATTTTTTAAATGAAAAACACATTACTCACATACAGGAAGATGAAATAAAAAGCGTAAAATTGGAATTCAGGGACATGGAAAAGGTAATTCCTGAATTCAAAGCTCTCGTTTCTGATATTTCTCTCGGTTTTTCTCTTTATAAAAGAAAGTTGGATGATCTGGATAAAAAATTTTCCAAAGAACCGGATATTTTGCAAAAATCTCTATTTCAATCCATTTTAAAAGGGATCGGAAGAGAATTTTATCAATTTTTAAATGATACAATCACAAATTTAAAACGAACTGTTAAGCCTTATAATAAAATTCAGCATGAAATTCATGGTTATTATATTCGTAAAGTTCTATGGCATTACCTGATGGAATCTCCTTTTATCTGGAGAACTAATATTAAACCGAGAGGATATGCCGGGGATTCTGAAATGATGGAGCTGGTCTATAGAAACTCTTATGAAGGAGAATCCTCCTTCGGTAAAATATTTCATTATCATCCCGTAAATACTAAGGCAGCAATGGCTGTACGGAATCGACGAGCACTCATCAACCGTACTTTGATAGAAAAAGCTAAAAATGCGTCAATAGAAGAGAAAGCAAAAATTCTCTCTATCGCCTGCGGTCCTGCCTGGGAAATTCGTGATTTTTTGCAAAATACAGAAGTTTGGAAGAATGTTGAAATAAACCTTCTGGATCAGGATGAAGATGCTCTCGATGAAGCGAGAAAAGGCATAGAGTCGGTTTTATTAGAGGATCATTTTAGGGTTAATTATCTTCGGGAGTCGGTGCGAACAATACTCCGAAGTAAGGAGCCTGCCCTGCAACTGGGTAATTATAATTTTATTTATTCCATGGGACTTTTTGACTACCTTACCTTTCCTGTAGCCAAAGTATTGACTGAAAAATTGTTTTCTATGCTTTCGCCCGGTGGTGAGTTATTGATAGGGAATTATCATGAAAAAAATGAAACCCGTATCTACATGGAATATTTGATGGACTGGAAATTAATTTACCGAGATGAAGAAGAAATGCTTGAACTTACAGAAAATCTCAAAGATATTAAAAACGTGGAAATTGGTTTTGAGGAATCAGGTTCCCAGATGTTTTTGAGAGTCACAAAAAATGAATAA
- a CDS encoding PP2C family protein-serine/threonine phosphatase: MEYDSFPHMKEKSIDSLDEILNFKVYSNYLIHSWLITLTVLGFTLVPFFFLLDIITIPRNSLELLPRFGFYRFATTVIIILQFLIIRKTKPGIYSFLHGYVFTFTVSFAIVLMTMHLGGFDSRYYAGLNLVIIAVNLLLPWRAFHSALNGMITVCFYLAINFIWGENYQSINLFNNLFFMISTVIIASSINHVKYNLIQKEFESRQDLKKARDALWSEMEIAKKIQTALLPDDKSLEGYEIAARMITADEVGGDYFDIITKKGRKWALIGDVSGHGVDSGLIMMMTQTSVHSILNQNPDCLPSEVIGKINFVLKENIARLGVDMYITICALLLDEDKVLHSGHHQDIFVYRAEKKEVESIKTKGTWIGLLDNIEPFLKNSEFALSTGDVVLLYTDGVTETMNGKREMYGEERLKKMIQTFGEDEPELILDKIIEDVKEFENEQSDDISLLVIKKK; encoded by the coding sequence TTGGAATATGATTCCTTTCCTCATATGAAAGAAAAGTCAATTGATAGCCTGGATGAAATTTTAAATTTTAAGGTTTATTCCAATTATCTTATTCATTCCTGGCTCATAACCTTAACTGTTCTGGGTTTTACTCTGGTTCCTTTTTTCTTTTTATTGGATATCATTACGATTCCCAGAAACTCACTCGAGTTATTACCGCGTTTTGGTTTTTATCGTTTTGCGACGACAGTGATTATTATTTTGCAGTTTTTAATTATACGCAAAACAAAACCCGGTATATATTCTTTTCTTCATGGCTACGTTTTTACGTTTACTGTTAGTTTTGCAATAGTTTTAATGACTATGCATCTTGGAGGATTTGATTCCAGATACTATGCAGGTTTAAACCTTGTTATTATTGCTGTTAATTTACTACTACCCTGGAGAGCTTTTCATTCCGCTTTAAATGGAATGATTACAGTTTGTTTTTATCTGGCTATAAATTTTATCTGGGGAGAAAATTATCAGAGTATCAACCTCTTTAATAATCTTTTCTTTATGATTTCTACAGTGATTATTGCTTCCAGTATTAATCATGTGAAATATAACCTGATTCAAAAAGAATTTGAGAGTCGACAGGATTTAAAAAAGGCCAGGGATGCACTTTGGAGCGAGATGGAAATCGCAAAAAAGATCCAAACAGCTCTTTTACCGGATGATAAGTCTTTAGAGGGTTATGAGATTGCAGCTCGGATGATAACTGCGGATGAAGTGGGTGGAGATTATTTCGATATCATAACTAAAAAGGGTCGTAAATGGGCTTTAATTGGGGATGTTTCGGGACATGGAGTAGATTCCGGCTTAATTATGATGATGACTCAGACCAGTGTCCACTCTATTTTAAATCAAAATCCGGACTGTTTACCCTCGGAGGTGATTGGTAAAATTAATTTTGTATTAAAGGAAAATATCGCCAGATTGGGTGTGGACATGTATATCACCATTTGTGCCTTACTTTTAGATGAAGATAAGGTGCTCCATTCCGGTCATCATCAGGATATTTTTGTTTATCGAGCTGAAAAAAAAGAAGTTGAATCGATTAAAACCAAGGGAACCTGGATAGGATTGTTAGATAATATTGAACCTTTCTTGAAAAATAGTGAATTTGCATTATCGACCGGAGATGTTGTTCTCCTCTATACAGATGGCGTTACTGAAACAATGAATGGGAAGAGGGAGATGTACGGAGAGGAAAGGTTGAAAAAAATGATTCAAACTTTTGGAGAGGATGAACCGGAATTAATTTTAGATAAGATTATAGAAGATGTAAAAGAATTTGAAAATGAACAGTCTGATGATATAAGTCTTCTAGTAATTAAAAAAAAGTGA
- a CDS encoding SDR family oxidoreductase, producing MDLQNKTILITGSASGIGKAMAEHFLQKGAKVAISDINGEKLEETRKELSLKGNVVAIEANVAREADVESLMQKTVASLGALDVAILNAGILRDGLLIRVDRETGKVVKKMSLEQWQSVIDVNLTGVFLCGREAATVMAESKKGGVIIPIASVAMHGNPGQTNYSAAKAGVATMTKLWAQELARYKIRVAGIAPGFIATDMVLKDMKPEALEKWQSLIPIGRLGKAEEIAHTASFIVENDLITGVVVEATGGIKI from the coding sequence ATGGATTTGCAAAATAAAACGATATTGATAACAGGTTCCGCGTCAGGGATTGGAAAAGCTATGGCGGAACATTTTTTACAAAAAGGAGCAAAAGTTGCGATTTCGGATATAAACGGTGAAAAGCTCGAAGAAACCCGAAAAGAACTTTCCTTGAAAGGAAATGTAGTTGCTATTGAAGCAAATGTAGCCAGAGAAGCAGATGTTGAAAGCTTAATGCAAAAAACAGTTGCCAGTTTGGGTGCTTTAGATGTAGCAATTTTAAATGCAGGTATACTTCGAGATGGTCTGTTGATAAGAGTCGATAGGGAAACCGGAAAAGTTGTGAAAAAAATGAGTCTGGAACAATGGCAGTCTGTAATTGATGTGAACCTAACAGGGGTTTTTCTCTGTGGACGAGAGGCTGCAACAGTGATGGCTGAGTCAAAAAAAGGGGGAGTTATTATCCCGATTGCCTCAGTTGCTATGCACGGAAACCCGGGTCAAACAAATTATTCAGCAGCAAAAGCCGGAGTTGCAACAATGACAAAGTTATGGGCTCAAGAATTGGCTCGATATAAAATACGAGTTGCAGGTATAGCCCCCGGTTTTATAGCTACCGATATGGTCTTAAAAGACATGAAGCCGGAAGCTCTTGAAAAATGGCAATCTCTTATTCCAATAGGAAGACTTGGGAAAGCTGAGGAAATTGCTCATACAGCATCCTTTATTGTAGAAAATGATCTAATCACAGGTGTGGTCGTCGAAGCTACCGGTGGAATCAAGATATAG